From one Triticum urartu cultivar G1812 chromosome 3, Tu2.1, whole genome shotgun sequence genomic stretch:
- the LOC125544377 gene encoding pentatricopeptide repeat-containing protein At4g02750-like, translated as MHPARAPAIVASRLLVRDNQRITALARAGDLAAARRVFDAMPRRDVVSWNALLTALWRVGRDLPAARRFFDDMPSRNVISWNSVVAGCLAHGDLAAASAYFARTPRRNVASWNAMLAGLVRLGCMNDAERLFGEMPERNVVSYTTMVDGLARRGEVGRARAVFDEMPERNLVSWAAMISGYVDNSMLDEARKLFAAMPEKNVMASTAMITGYCKEGDVESARKLFDEIYVKDVISWNAMIAGYVHNGYGEEALKLHIIMLREGTKPDHATLIATLTACSALVLLRQGRSTHAVAVKTMLESSTSFCNALITMYSKCGDVSESELVFINLKSQDIVSWNTMIAAYAQHGKYQKAISLFHEMETRGLIPNDITILSVLSACGHVGRVDDSLKLFDLMSFKYAIYPGAEHYACIIDILGRAGQFEKACSYIKDMPFESEKNVWGALLGASKTHGNVQLGELAAKMLVQSDSGSSGPYVMLSNIYAAAGMWGEVNRIRGQMKEKGVKKQPGYSWTEIANRVHMFVGGDASHPEMNKIISELRKISFHMQMMANETHTMVEMSQESG; from the exons ATGCACCCAGCGCGTGCTCCTGCCATCGTCGCCTCTCGCCTCCTCGTCCGGGACAACCAGCGCATCACCGCCCTCGCTCGCGCTGGCGACCTGGCCGCGGCGCGCCGGGTGTTCGACGCCATGCCCCGCCGCGACGTCGTCTCCTGGAACGCGCTCCTCACCGCGCTCTGGCGCGTCGGCCGGGACCTGCCCGCGGCGCGCCGCTTCTTCGACGACATGCCGTCCCGCAACGTCATCTCCTGGAACTCCGTCGTCGCCGGCTGCCTCGCGCACGGCGACCTCGCTGCCGCCTCCGCCTACTTCGCGCGCACCCCGCGTCGCAACGTGGCCTCGTGGAACGCCATGCTTGCCGGGCTCGTCCGGCTCGGCTGCATGAACGACGCGGAGAGGCTGTTCGGTGAAATGCCTGAGAGGAACGTGGTGTCGTACACCACCATGGTTGATGGGCTCGCGCGACGTGGGGAGGTGGGTAGGGCGCGTGCGGTGTTTGACGAAATGCCAGAGAGGAACTTAGTGTCGTGGGCAGCGATGATAAGTGGGTATGTTGACAACAGCATGCTCGACGAGGCAAGAAAACTGTTTGCAGCGATGCCAGAGAAGAATGTCATGGCATCCACCGCCATGATCACTGGATATTGCAAGGAAGGAGATGTGGAGAGCGCCAGGAAGCTTTTTGATGAGATTTATGTCAAAGATGTCATCTCGTGGAACGCCATGATTGCAG GTTATGTTCATAATGGATACGGAGAAGAAGCTTTGAAATTGCACATCATAATGCTCAGAGAAGGTACAAAACCAGATCATGCGACTCTTATTGCAACCCTGACAGCATGCTCTGCTCTTGTTTTGCTCAGACAAGGAAGATCAACACATGCTGTTGCTGTCAAAACAATGTTAGAATCTAGCACATCTTTTTGTAATGCTTTGATCACAATGTATAGCAAGTGTGGTGATGTCAGTGAGTCAGAGTTGGTCTTCATAAATCTTAAAAGCCAGGACATTGTTTCGTGGAACACAATGATTGCGGCATATGCACAACATGGCAAATATCAGAAAGCTATTTCTCTCTTCCATGAGATGGAAACACGTGGGCTGATACCGAATGATATTACCATCCTTAGTGTGCTATCAGCATGTGGGCATGTTGGCAGGGTGGATGACAGCTTGAAACTATTTGATCTTATGTCATTCAAATACGCGATATATCCAGGAGCTGAACACTATGCTTGTATTATCGATATATTGGGTCGAGCAGGACAGTTTGAGAAAGCATGTAGTTACATAAAAGACATGCCATTTGAATCTGAGAAGAATGTTTGGGGTGCAttgctgggggcttccaagactCATGGTAATGTGCAGTTGGGTGAACTTGCGGCGAAAATGCTTGTGCAGTCAGACTCAGGAAGTTCAGGGCCTTATGTGATGCTTTCAAATATATATGCTGCTGCTGGCATGTGGGGTGAAGTCAATCGAATAAGAGGTCAAATGAAGGAAAAAGGTGTGAAGAAACAACCTGGATACAGCTGGACTGAAATTGCTAATAGAGTTCATATGTTTGTGGGTGGTGATGCATCTCATCCAGAGATGAACAAGATCATATCTGAGCTGAGAAAAATCAGCTTTCATATGCAAATGATGGCCAATGAAACTCATACAATGGTAGAGATGTCCCAGGAATCTGGATAG